CGCGCGCACGGTCGGTGATCTCGTCGCGGGACGCGGTGAAGTCGCCGTGGTTGTCGTTGACGTAGATCAGATCGATGTCGTCCCGGTCGTGGGCCTGCCGCACCAGCCGCGCGAGCGGCGGCACGACCCGCTCGGCGCTCTTCACGAGCAGGTCCACGTCCTCGTGGTCGTACGGGTTGAGCATGTCCACGACGATCAGCGCTGTCGCCCCCATGCTCAGCCCCTTACCCGAAGTCCCGGACGTCTCACCCGGGGCCCGGCCGCCTGCCGCGGCCGGAACCCCGAGAGACCCCATCACTTCTCGGTGAGCGCGTCCACCAGTTCGCCGACGGGCCGGTCGGGAAGCGCGCGCGCCACATCGGCGAGCGCGACGATGCCGACGAGCTTGTGGCCGTCGATGACGGGAAGCCGGCGCACCTGGTGCGCAGGATCACACCGCTGTCAGGTACGCGGCGGGCACACGCAGAACAGATGTCCCTCCGGATCGGCCAGCACGACCCAGGCCCCGTCCCCCGGCTGGAAGTCCGGCCTGGTCGCGCCGAGCCCGACGTAGTCACGCACCGCCTGCTCCACGTCCGGCACCCGGAAGTCCAGGTGGAACTGCTTGTCCGGCCCCGGCCACGCGGCCGGCTTGCGCTCGTCCACCCGCTGGAAGCCGATGGCGTGCGTCTCGTCCCCGATGTAGGCGTAGTCGTCGGAGGCGTACTGGGTCTCGTATCCGGTGATCGCGGCGTAGAACCCGGCCAGTTCCTTCGGAGAGGCACAGTCCAGGGTCACCGCGACGAAGGTCGCTCTAGTCGTCATACGAGCATCCTCACTGACGTACCTGTCAGGGGCTGTCAGGTTCACCTTGGTGGCTTGAATGGCCACATAAGGTCATTTCATTGTTTTGTGGAGCGATCCAACGCGACGATCGGAGTTCACCCGGAACCCCGAGGAGATGTTCATGGCCGAGAACTCCTTCGCCAACGCCAAGCAGCAACGCATGGCGGCCGTCCAGGAGGCGTTGAAGAGGACGAAAATGGTCACGGCCAAGGTCTGGAACCCCTGGCCGGACGGCGTCGCCGACAAGGATGTCGACCTCGCGGCCATCACGGCCCCGGTGGGGTCCTCAAGCGTCCCCGAGGTCCTTCCCGACAACCAGGTCTTCTCCGAGCTGAAGCGCGCGCAACTCATCAGCCTGGGAGCGGCCGCCGGTCTCGGCGGCGCGGTGACCGCGGAGAACCTGGCCGAGGCGAAGAAGGCGCTCAGGAAGAAGTACGTCCAGGTCGGCCGCGCCAACTACCGCAGCCTGGAAAGCGCCAACTGCACCCTCTTCGCCTGCTGCGTCATCGGCATGCTGGCCGACCAGCCCAATCTCCTCGGCCGCGATGTGAAGGTCGAGCTTCTCAACCTCCCCGACCTCGGCGGCGGCGGCCACGCCTACGTGGTGGTCGGCCGCGCCGACGGCGACTACAAGAACCTGAAGACCTACGGCCCGGACTGCTTCGTCATCGACGTCTGGTACGCACGTCAGCAGTCGAAAGCCCCCGGCACCTCCCCCGTCAAGGACCTCTCGGCGGATTCGGACAGCCCCTTCTGGGACCTGAACTTCTACGCCTTCCTCGACGACGGCTACAACTTCCTGCACAAGTACACCTTCGTCAGCCACGAACTCGCCGAGCTCCGCTAGTCCGCAAGCTCGACCGGCAGACTCGGTCACCGACCTTCAGAGCACCAGTGCCGGGCTCACCGCCGCAGGGGCCTCGTCGCCGAGGTCGTGGACGGTGAGCTGGGCCGGTCCTCGGGGGGTGTGTTCGAAGAGGAATCGGCCGTGGGGGTCGGCTGTGGTGGTGAGGGTTTCGGTGGGGGTGCGCAAGGTCAGGTGGCAGGGGGTGGCGGGGGCGATCCAGCCGTCGAGGCGTGCGGTGGTGGGGGTCAGGGGGGCGATGGTCAAGGCGATGGTGAGGGTGGAGGTTTCGAAGGTGAGGGTGCGCAGGTCGTTCGGACCGCGTACGGCGGCGGCCGGGAGGGGGAGGGACTCGCGGGGACGGAGGAGGTCGGCGTCGGCGGGGTGGGGGTCCACGGCGAAGCGGCTGAGGTCGGCCAGGTCCGGGGGGACGGGGTCGGCGGCGGTGTAGAGGCGGCGTATCTCGTCGAGGAGAAGGACGTCGTCGATGTCCGGAGAGGTGCCGGGGACGGGGCCAGGGTCGGCGGGTGGGTCGCGGTCGTCGCGCGGGGAGGGGTCGCAGGAGATGTCGTCGCGAGGAGCGTCATCGCCGGGGTGGTCAGGGGTGGGGTCGTGAGGAGTCATGACGCGGTCCAGCGGGGGTCCTCGGTGAGGAGTGTGCGGAGTTTGGTGAGGCAGCGGGATCGGGTGGGGCCGATGCTGCCGCGTGGCATGTCGAGAGCCGTGGAGACGGCGTCGTAGTCGGGACGGTGGACGAAGGCGACGACGCGGAGCAGGTCGCGGCAGCGTGCGGGGAGGCGGGAGACGGCGGACCACAGGAGCCGGTCGCGTTCGTCACGCAGGAGGTGGTGATCGGGGGACTCGGCGGGGTCGGGGATCGCGGCGAAGACGGCGTCACCGGTCAGTTCGGTCTCCCGGCTCGCCGAGCGCAGGTGCCAGGCCTCGCGGCGGGCCGTCGTGACGAGCCATTCGACGAGCGCGGCGGGGGTCCTGATGGTGTGCAGGTGGCGGACCAGGGCCAGCCAGGTGAGCTGTACGGCGTCCTGCGCCTGCTGGTAGGTCAGGCCCTGGGCTCGGACGGTGTGCCACAGAACCGGGGTGAGTTCGGTGACGATGTGGCCGAGTGCGTCGCGGTCGCCGTCCCTGGCCTGGGTGAGCAGGTCCGCGAGGCGGGTACGGCGCTCGGCG
The window above is part of the Sphaerisporangium rubeum genome. Proteins encoded here:
- a CDS encoding CBS domain-containing protein; amino-acid sequence: MRRLPVIDGHKLVGIVALADVARALPDRPVGELVDALTEK
- a CDS encoding VOC family protein; its protein translation is MTTRATFVAVTLDCASPKELAGFYAAITGYETQYASDDYAYIGDETHAIGFQRVDERKPAAWPGPDKQFHLDFRVPDVEQAVRDYVGLGATRPDFQPGDGAWVVLADPEGHLFCVCPPRT
- a CDS encoding RNA polymerase sigma factor, giving the protein MIVDGGEAVTSPLCGRRIGEVMDGTPTMPAGTAGRGAERRTRLADLLTQARDGDRDALGHIVTELTPVLWHTVRAQGLTYQQAQDAVQLTWLALVRHLHTIRTPAALVEWLVTTARREAWHLRSASRETELTGDAVFAAIPDPAESPDHHLLRDERDRLLWSAVSRLPARCRDLLRVVAFVHRPDYDAVSTALDMPRGSIGPTRSRCLTKLRTLLTEDPRWTAS